GCGAAGGAACAAAGTATTAAGCGGAATTAATAAGATAGAATTATTATTATAACTCCTAAATATCAATATTTAGGAGTTTTTTATTAAACAAAAATGATATGAAGATAAAAGGAAGAATATATTTATTAACTGTATTAGTTTTTCTAATTTCAGAGTTTTCATTTGCACAAAAGCAAAACGATTCGATTTATATTATTGCTGAGGATGAGATAACAAAGGTTACTGACGGTGATACATTCAGGTTTAAGAACTTAACAAAACCTACACGCCTTCTTTTTATAGATACTGAAGAAACATTCAAAGGTAAGGACTCAGATGAAAAGATAAAACAAATTGCAGACAAGTGGCTCGAGCATTATTATGAGCAGAAACAGGAAAAGAAATCAGAATATCCAATTAAACTCGAATCTCCATTCGGAATGCAGACGACTGAATGGGCTAAAGAATTTTTTAAAAATGTAACACGAGTTAGGATTGAAAAGGATGACACACTAAGGGGTGAAGATATGTTCGGAAGGTATCTTGTATATCTGATGGCAGAAAAGAACGGGAAGTATGTTAATTATGCGCTGGAATGCGTCAAGCAGGGGTATAGTCCATATTTCAACAAATACGGAAACAGCGGCAGATTCCACAGGGAGTTTGTGGAAGCACAGGAATATGCAAAGGCAAACAGACTCGGGATTTGGAATCCATCCAGCAAATGCTATCCTGATTATGAAGAACGAATTAAATGGTGGAATGAACGAGCAGAAGAGATTGTGTACTTTTATTCAAATTATGGGAATGATTTGAGTGTCATTAATCTGCTGAACGGTGATGCTCAAAAGAGGCTGAAGGATGCTGTAGGTAAAGAAGTTACTGTTTTCGGAAACATAGGTGAAGTCAATATTGATAGGTTTCCTTACTTACTGAGAAATTCAATCTCAAAGAAAGTTTCGCTTGACATTCTTATAGATTATAAAGATGTAGAAGTGTATAATGCAATAGATGTTAAGAGAATGGAAAGTAATTATTTCTATTGCACGGGTAGGATTGAAGATAGGGATCGCAGGTATAAAATGTACGTTACAAATAAAGAACAAGTAAGGTTTAAGTAATAAGAATCAGTTCTTTTTAAGAAATATCATTGTAATGTCGTCGTACTGATTTTCACCATTAGTGAAAAGCTTAATATCGTCAAGAAGTAAATTCTGTATCTCTTCAGAAGAGTTATTCCTAAATTTCTTTACTACAGAAATTATACGTTCTTCACCATACTCTTCTTTTGCGGTATTTCTTGCTTCCGAAACACCGTCAGTATAAAGAACCAGAACATCATTTGAATCAATCCTTACATTTTCGAAGGAATAATTCATACCACAATCAACAACTCCCAGCATAAGTCCACCTTTATCAAGATTTACAACATTATCATTTTTAATCAGGACCGGAGGATTATGACCTGCGTTTACGTATGTGAATGAACCTGAACTAACATCGAGTATTCCCCAGAAGAAAGTAATAAACTTTTCAGAATTGGTGTTTGCGAAAATGAGTTCATTTATCTTTTGAGTAGCAAGTTCAAGTTTGAAATCTTCGTCATAGAATTTAAGAAAAGAATGAACTGCGGATTGAATGTTTGCCATCAGCAATGATGCGGGGGTACCTTTACCTGATACGTCAGCAATCACGAGAATAAACTTATCTTCATCGACTTTTATTATATCGTAGTAATCACCGCCAACGTGAAGCGCGGGAATATTGCAGCCTGATACGGTATACCCTTTTATCTGCGGGATTTCTTTCGGGAGCATAGCAACCTGTATTTCCCTTGCAACGTTCAACTCACTTTCAATTTTCTGTTTTTTAAGAAACTCATTGAACAGGACAGTATTATCAAGGGAAATAACCGAAAGGTTTATAAGTGATTCGAGAAACTGTATATCACTTAACACGAAAGGAGATTTATTTAGTTTAGCACCAAGAAGTACAATTGTTTCAACAACATTGTTTGTTTTAATTGGGATAATAAGCCTAAAGCCTTCTTCAAACAGCCTTCTTTTCATTGGTATATCGCTATTAACTTCAACTATCTCGGGTTCGATAAAGATATCGAGTTCTTCAAGAAGGACAGTATCAGGATTTACATTAACAGATGACTCAACAATTTTATAACCATAATCTTTATCTTTTGCAATCCACACGTAATCTTTAATACCGAAATTACCGAGAAGTGAATATTTAAGAAGTTTTATTATACTGTCCCTGTCCTGAAAATTTGAGTTAAATTCTTTGCTAAGTTCAAACAGTGAGCGCAGGTGCTGGATTTGTGTGCTCATATTCCTGTTGAGCAGTTTTATTTCTTCAAACCGAATGGAGTTTTCTATAGTAGGGGAAGATAGGTTCAATAATGTTTGAATAAAAATATTCTCATGTTTAGTCAGTTCTTCATTTGTAAGTTTTTTACCGAGGCATAAAATTCCAAGAAGTTTCTCAATAAAATATATTTTATAGAAAAACTTAAGTTTGTTGCTGACGAAGAAATCAACATTCGGAACATCTTTAATATCGAATTCGGGATCTTTGGGAATTTCGAACGACAATCTATTACCAACAGTGTTTGTACTGATTCCTTTTACTGCTTTGACATAAAACGTTTTATCATCACAATCCGGGGTTTCGCATTTAATTAAAACCGAACCTTTTGTAATCATCATTTTTCCCATAATACTCAGAAGAATATTTCCGAGAATAAACTCAAGATTGAGATTAGTGTTTATCAGCTGTGAGAATTCAATCAGCGAATTTAATTCAAGCTGTTTATTGGTTAAGTTATCCATTGATAGAATATTTCAGTAAATATGAAATAAAGGAATGTAAAAATAAAGGAATTACTAAATCACTTTTACAAGTACGAGAGAGTTCAAGTTGGGTTCTTTGTGGTAGAATTCAATTTTGTCCATCGATTTCTTCATTAGTGGTATCCCGAGACCTCCCACTTTATACTTTGCAAAATATTCTTTCATATCCGGGTTGATTTTCTTTGTAGGATCAAATGAATCACCTTTGTATATCAGGGTAACAATAAATTGTTTGTCTTTAACATTGGTTTCGACATCAATAAAATTGTTCTCATTATATTTATAATTATGTTTGATAATGTTAGTGCAAGCTTCATCGACGGAGACAAGAATCTGGTTGAGAACTTTAGGGTCAATTTTAAGAGACTCGCCTTTTTTCTCAATAAACTGTCTCACCAGATGAAGGTTCTTAGTTGAACTGGTAATCGTTATTTTATCATTCTTGTCCACAAGACTAATCAGCTTGATTAAATTTTGTAACAGCTTCATTTTCGTTTTTTGTAATGTTGAAAAGCACAGGAAAACCCAGCATATCGAAAATGTTAAAAATCTTGTCACTCATACTGCAAAGTTTAATATCACCGCCGTTATTTCTCATATTTTCAATGTAAGCCATAAAAACTCCTAATCCCGCACTGCTAATGTACGTAAGAGCGGAAAAATCAACTACAATTTTAAAGTTTCCGGAAGATAACAGCTCCTCGAACTTTTTTTCCAGTATGTTTGAAGTATGCGCATCAAGAAATCCATTCAAGGAAATAATTGCAATGTCTTCCTGTTTCTTATCTGTTATTGAAAATTCGTCCATTATTTGTTTAATTTTTCCAGAAAATTCATAATATAATTATAAAAATAAATGACATAATTTATACAGTTTCCTTAATTATTATACTAAAATATCCCCAAATAGTTGCGTTTTCTTTTTTATCTATGAGTTCCGAATGAAATTCTCCATGTGTTCAGGGAGTTCCAAAGACAATTCAGCAAATCCTGAATAAACGCCGTTCTCATAAATGGGTGTTTGGTAGATCAACTTTTTAACCCCGTTTTTTTCGATTGTGTAAACATTTTTCATTTCGTTTTCAAGCATTTTTGCGAGGAGTGATTTGGAGGGTTCGGGATGACAATCGAGGACATTAGTACCAATGAGTTTCAATCCTCCATCTCTTTCAAAAGTACGCACGGCTTTATCATTCATGTAAGTTATTATGCCTTCTTTTGAGCATAAAGTCACTGCAAAATCTACTTCTTTAAAAGTATTCATTTGAATTAATTAAGTTGAAATTAAAATTTTATAATAGTTGTTAATGTATATAAATTTATGATATAATTAAGTAATTTAGCAACATTAAGTTTAATAAAAATGAAGAAATTAATATCTATTCTATTTACAGCAGTTATTGTAATTATTATTACATTAGGAACAAAAACCGAATATTCGAAGATCTCGGATTCTGTTAAGAATGCTTTAGATTATTCAAATGAGGATAAACTCATTGTTTATGTATATTTTAAAGATAAGGGACCAAATGCAGAGCAACTGCTGAATGATCCGCTTCTACTCGTATCAGAAAAGTCACTTGAGAGGAGAAAGAAAGTATTACCACAGAATAAGTTAGTAGATATAACAGACGTACCAGTTTACAATCCATACGTAAACCAAGTTGCAGCAAAGACGATAAATGTAAGACACCAGTTAAAGTGGTTTAATTGCATTTCCGTTGAAGCGTCAAAATCGCAGGTGCTTGATATAGCTGCACTCGAATTTGTTGAAAAAATTGAGCTTGTTGAAAGGTACAGAAAAGTACAAGAAAATGATGAGATGACAACAGTAAACGTACCAATTTATGAATCTGATTCACCTTTGCTTGATTCATTAAATTACGGATCTAGTTTAAATCAGGATTCACTAATAAAAGTAAACAGAGTACATAACCAAGGAATATACGGACAGGGAATTACGGTAGCAAACTTTGATGCAGGTTATCAGAATTTAAACCATGAGGCATTTACCACATACCCGATGAAAATCTGGAAGAAGAAAGATTTTCATACAGGGGATACAGTAACACTTGCGTCACATTCACACGGACAGGCGACATTATCGTTAGTAGGCGGATACAAACCAGGTTCATTAATCAGTCCTGCTTTTGCTTCGATATACGTACTGTGCAGAACAGAGGTTGATCCAGGGGAAACACCTTTAGAAATGGACCACTGGGCAGCAGCTGCACAATGGGTTGACAGTCTTGGAGTAGATGTTATAACAAGTTCATTAGGCTATCTTGAGTTTGATTCACCATATACAAGTCTTACATGGCAAGATATGAACGGACATACAGCTCTTATAACGAATGCTGCAGATCTGGCTGTTTATAAAGGGATTGCAGTGTTTAATTCAGCAGGTAACAATTATGAAGATGTACATAACACATTAGGTGCTCCAGCAGACGGTGACAGCGTGATAACAGTAGGTGCACTAAATAGTTCCGGAGTTAGAGCATCATACAGTTCAGTAGGACCGACAACCGACAATCCACCGCGAATAAAGCCAGATATAATGACTCGCGGCTCAGGGAATCAGGTAGCGACAAGTTCAGGATATTCAACATTTGGCAGCGGTACATCATGGGCATGTCCTATGGCAGCCGGTGTTGGAGCGATGATGCTTTCTGCAAATAAAAACATTACTCCAATACAAGTTAGAGATATTATGAGAAAGTTTGCAAGCAATACTGCAAGTCCTAATAACCAGATAGGATGGGGTACCATTAATGCTGAAAAATCGGTTGATTCTGTAAGGAAAATGGATAACGAACTACCGACGATACTGCATACACAACCTTTTACATCAACAACTAATACAGGCGCTTTGTCTTTTAAAGCAAGAATGTTTGATAATGGAATAATAAGACAATGGGCTAACGAAGCACCTCGACTATATTACAGAAAGAATACAGGGAGCGGATGGAGTTCATGGAGTTTTGTGAATAAAACCTCATCAAATCTTGACACGTTTTATTTTCAAATACCGGGAAGTGTACTTGGTACCGCAGTTCAGTATTATTTTGCGGCTCAGGACATAGCTTTACCCACAGCAAAAATATCAACGTACCCACAAGGAGGAAGCGGAATAAATCCCCCGGGAGCGACACCACCTGCTGAGTTTTTTCAGTTCGTAGTAGGTACAACTTCAATAAGCGGAATAGGAACTGATATGCCAAAGGAATATAAACTGTTTAATAATTATCCGAATCCGTTTAATCCATCGACAGAGATAAAATATGATTTACCGATGTCATCGATTGTTAAGCTCAGAATATATGATATTAACGGAAGGATGGTCAAAGAACTTGTAAATCAGGTTCAGGCAGCGGGAAGTTATAAGGCAAGGTTTGATGCGACAGGATTTTCTTCGGGAATATATTTTTATCAATTAAGTGCAGGTGATTTTAAAGCACAGAATAAAATGCTGTTAGTGAAATAGAATCTAATAATAGTTTTTATTTACGGGCACGTTTTATTCGTATAAAGCGTGCCTTTTTATTTTATAATATTTTAAAGAAACAAATGAGATGATCGGTAAATTAATTCAACCTGAAATAGAGCAATTAATTGAAAGCCGCAACTGGATGACACTCAGAGAGATATTTTCTGATATGCATCCATCCGAGGTAGCTGATGTGATTTCAGATATTCCCGAAAAAGACAGGGGAATAGTGTTCAGAATACTTCCGAAGGATAATTCAGCGAAGACTTTTGAATACCTGGAATTTGACATACAGGAAGCTCTGTTGAAATCGCTAGGTCAGGAGGAAGTAGCAGAAATACTGAATGAGATGTCACCTGACGACAGAACGGAACTCCTTGAAGATTTACCGGGACCTGTTGTAAAGAAACTTATCCGTTTACTTTCACCTGAAGAAAAATCGATAGCAGTCAAACTTCTCGGATATCCCGAAGAAAGTGTAGGCCGTATCATGACACCTGATTTCATATCAATTAAATCAGGTTGGAATATCGCCAGTGTTATGAATCATCTTCGCGAAGTAGGGGACAAAGTTGAATACATTGATACAATATTTGTAACGGATGAAAGCGGAAAACTACTTGATGAAATAACGCTCAAGGAAATATTACTCGCAAAACCGGAAACGAAGGTAGAAGAATTAATGAATGAAACATACGTGAGCATAAAAGTCACGGATAATCAGGAACTTGCAATAGAGATGTTTAAGGAATATGACCTTTATGTTCTTCCAGTAGTCAATTATGAAAATTACCTTGTCGGAATAGTAACGGCAGATGACGTTATTGACGTTATTGAAGAAGAAGCGACTGAGGACATACAGAAATTCGGCGGTATGGAAGCTCTTGATGATCCTTATATATCGGCACCTCTAATGGAAATGGTACGAAAAAGAGCAGGATGGTTAATAATATTATTTTTGGGCGAAATGCTTACAGCGACAGCAATGGCATTTTTTGAACATGAAATAGCAAAAGCAGTAGTACTTGCAATGTTTATACCTCTCATAATTTCAAGCGGCGGTAACTCGGGTTCACAGGCAGCAACATTGACGATACGTGCTATGGCATTGGGAGAAATCTCACTTGCGGACTGGTGGAAAGTAATGCGACGTGAGGTATTATCAGGGTTTTTACTTGGGAGTATATTGGGTGTGATAGGATTTACAAGGATATTAATTTGGAATTCAATTTCTAATATTTATGGTGAGCATTGGGTTTTAATAGGATTGACCTTAGCATTTACTCTAGTAGGTGTAGTCTTATTAGGAACTTTATCGGGTTCAATGCTGCCTTTTATACTTAGAAGGTTAGGATTAGATCCTGCAACATCATCGGCACCTTTTGTTGCGACACTTGTTGACGTATCAGGATTGCTCATATACTTCTCTATTGCCACACTTTTACTGACAGGAACACTCTTATAAATTATTAAAAGCGCGAAAATAAAAAAGCCGTTGGATATTTGTCCAACGGCTTTTATTATAAATAAATGTTCGGATTAATACATTCCGCCCATATCACCCATTCCACCTCCAGGAGGCATCATAGGCATTTTTTCCTTTTCGGGTTTCTCGCATACAGTAGCTTCGGTCATTAAGAGTAAAGCTGCGACAGATGCTGCGTTTTCAAGTGCTACTCTTGTGACCTTAGTCGGGTCGATGACACCAGCTTTTACGAGGTCTTCGTATTCTTCTGTTGCTGCGTTGTAACCATATCCGCCTTTTCCTTCTTTAACCTTGTTCACGATGACTGAACCTTCTTCGCCTGCGTTGAATACTATCTGTCTGATAGGTTCTTCAATTGCTCTTCTTACGATATTTACACCGAGCATAATATCCTGATTGGTGTTTTTAATCTTATCGAGTTTATTTGTAACTCTTAAGAGAGCTACACCACCGCCGGGGACGATACCTTCTTCGACTGCGGCTCTTGTTGCATGAAGTGCGTCTTCGACTCTTGCTTTCTTTTCTTTCATTTCAACTTCTGTAGCAGCACCAATTTTCAGAACTGCAACACCGCCAGAAAGTTTTGCGAGTCTTTCCTGTAACTTTTCTTTATCGTAATCTGATGTAGTTTTTTCAATCTGAGCTTTTATTTCATTGATTCTCTTCTTAATATCTTCATTCTTTCCTGCTCCTTCAACGATTGTAGTGTTATCTTTATCAATAACGACTCTCTTTGCAGTACCGAGGTAAGATACTGTAGCGTTTTCGAGTTTATAACCCTGTTCTTCGGAGATAACAGTACCGTTTGTTAAGATTGCGATATCTTCGAGCATAGCTTTTCTTCTATCGCCAAAGCCCGGAGCTTTAACTGCTGCAATCTTTAATGTACCTCTTAATTTGTTTACAACTAAAGTTGCAAGAGCTTCACCTTCAAGGTCCTCTGCGATAATCAGGAGGCTTCTGCCTTGCTGAGCAACTTTCTCAAGTATCGGGAGAAGGTCTTTCATGGTAGAAATCTTCTTGTCGTGTATTAAAATGAGCGGGTCTTCGAGTTCAGCTTCCATATTATCAGCGTTTGTAACGAAGTAAGGTGAAAGGTAACCTCTGTCGAACTGCATACCTTCAACTACGTCGAGGTTTGTATCGGTACCTTTAGCTTCTTCAACAGTGATTACGCCGTCTTTTCCGACTTTATCCATAGCATCGGCGATAAGCTTTCCTATTGTAGGGTCGTTATTAGCAGATATTGAACCAACCTGTGCTATTTCTTTATTCTCTTTGATAGGCTGAGACAATTCTTTAAGACCTTTTACTAATTCTTCAACTGCGAAATCAATACCTCTTTTTAAGTCCATAGGGTTCGCACCGCCAGTAACGTTTTTCAAGCCTTCTTTGAAGAGAGACTGAGCAAGAACTGTTGCTGTAGTAGTACCGTCACCTGCTATGTCTGAAGTCTTAGAAGCAACTTCTTTAACCATTTGTGCACCCATGTTTTCGATAGGGTCTTCAAGTTCGATTTCCTTTGCGACAGTAACACCGTCTTTAGTGACTGTTGGTGCGCCGAACTTTTTGTCGATGATTACGTTACGTCCTTTTGGACCTAAGGTAACCTTAACTGCATTAGCAAGTTTATCAACACCCTTTAAAAGGGCAGACCTTGCTTCTGTATCAAAACTAATTATTTTTGCTGCCATAATATTTTTTAACTCCTTTTTTTAATTTAATTTAGATAATTGCATAAATGTCTGACTCTCTCATGATTAAATATTCCTCGTTATCGATAGTAACTTCGGTACCGGAATATTTGCCATAGAGAATTTTATCTCCAACTTTAACTTCGAGTGCAGTGACTTTACCGTCATCGGCAACTCTACCTTTACCGACTGCAACAATAACACCCTGCATTGGTTTTTCCTTTGCGGTATCGGGAATAATGATACCTGAAGCAGTTTTTTCTTCAGCTTTTGAAGGCAAAACAACAACCCTATCAGCTAAGGGTTTAATGTTTATTTTACTCATTTGTGAATCCTTTCTATTGATTTAAATTACTGTTAATTAATGATTTACACACTTATATTAGCACTCGCTAAATAATAGTGCTAAAATAATAAGAATGAATTGATTTGTCAAGACCTTTTTAGAACTATTTTTCCATAATTAGCTTTTATATTCGGTTTTAATGGAAGGTTCCTGAAGTGTTTCTGCTGTGTTAGTATTAACCACGCATAAGAAACGCATTTGAAACGGATTATAAACGCATTTGATACGCATTAGATGACATTTTGGAAGGTTATTTGAGGTTAAAGCGATTTTAAACTAATTTACATAATCAAAGCTAATTTAAATAATAATCAAATAACTTTGATAATATAATTATTATAATAACCTGCTGATAATATATAAAAAAGACATTGAAAAATCAAGAGATAAAAACGAAAAATATGAGAAACTAATTAACGAACAAAAATTCTAATTGTATCAGCTGATTTATACATACTTTTCCCGGAGGACATTAAAATAACAACTTTATCTTTAGATTTAATAATTCTTAATTTTGAGATTGTTTCAATTAGTAACTTAGTAACATCCCTATCAGACATTGATTTATTTATTTTTAAAGTGAAAACGCCCCAGCGGAAATGATTAAGAACATTTATGAAATTGTTTTCTGTAATGCAAATAATATCTGTATTAACTCTAAATGCAGAAAGATATTTAGGTGAATTTCCTGTTTTTGAGTAAGTAATGATTGCTTTTGCTTTAATTTCATTTGCAAGTGTGACAGCACTTTTACAAATTGAGTGCAATTCATTTTCGGATGGCTGCTTAATATTTATAAAAGGTTTTCTATAGTTTTCAATTTTACAAATAATCTTTTCCATAGTCTGCACTACGTTTTCTGGGTCAACACCTACAGATGTTTCTCCTGAAAGCATAACGCAATCCGTACCATCCAGAATAGAATTGGCGACGTCCGTAGTTTCTGCGCGTGTAGGAATTCTACTGGTAGTCATGCTTTCGAGCATTTGTGTAGCAGTAATTACAGGTTTATTTTTAAAATTACACTTTTTAATTATCATTTTTTGAAGAATCGGAACGTCTTCGGGAGATATTTCGACGCCCATATCACCGCGCGCTACCATAATAACGTCAGCGGCATCGATGATTTCATCGATGTGTTCTATAGCTTCGGGTCTTTCAATTTTTGCCACTATAGGAACAGACTTACCGTGTTTAGAAAAAAGATTTCGTAATTTAAAAATATCTTCAGCTTTTCTGACAAAGCTAAGGGCGACAGCGTCAACATTATGTTTCAGTCCGAACGTTAAATCTTCAATATCTTTCTTTGTTAAAGAAGGAAGGGATAGGGAGGTATCGGGAAGATTAATTCCTTTATGCTCTTTCAGGATTCCGCCTTTTAAGATTATACATTCGGCTTCAAAATCAGATTTAGATAAAACACGCAGCTTGAGGAGACCATCGTCCAATAGAATATATTCGCCCTTTTTGATATCATTTATAAAATGTTTATATGTGGTTGAAATACGCTTATCATTTCCAATAATATTCTTATCGGTTATGATTATCTTTTTCCCAGATATGAGTTTAATTGATTTATTTTCTATATTACCGACGCGGATTTTAGGTCCCTGCAAATCCTGCATTACGGGGACGAATGCATTTGCCAGTTTTGATGCTTTACGAATATTGTTAATATAATCAAGGTGGGTCTTTCTATCACCGTGCGAAAAATTAAGTCTAGCCACGTCCATACCTTTTTTAATCAAGGATGTTAGAATTTTAACGCTTGAAGACGATGGACCGATGGTACAAATTATTTTAGTCTTATTAATCATGAGCAAAGAAAGTTGTTAATTAATTATTTATTCCTTTTTATAAAATTACTTAATTAATATTTTATATAAAACTTAATAATAAGAATATGAAGAACTTGAAGAACAAAGTAGTATTTATAACGGGAGCGACGAGCGGAATCGGCAAAGCATGTGCTGAGGATTTTGCAAAACTCGGTGCAAATGTATTAATCTGCGGAAGGAGAGGTGACAGGTTAGAAAAAACAGCGAATGAACTCCACAGAAAGTACAAAGTAAAGGTTTTTGCTTTTGAGCTGGACGTGAGAAATTACGCTGACGTAAAAGAGGCAATAGATATACTCCCGA
The window above is part of the Ignavibacteria bacterium genome. Proteins encoded here:
- a CDS encoding thermonuclease family protein, translating into MKIKGRIYLLTVLVFLISEFSFAQKQNDSIYIIAEDEITKVTDGDTFRFKNLTKPTRLLFIDTEETFKGKDSDEKIKQIADKWLEHYYEQKQEKKSEYPIKLESPFGMQTTEWAKEFFKNVTRVRIEKDDTLRGEDMFGRYLVYLMAEKNGKYVNYALECVKQGYSPYFNKYGNSGRFHREFVEAQEYAKANRLGIWNPSSKCYPDYEERIKWWNERAEEIVYFYSNYGNDLSVINLLNGDAQKRLKDAVGKEVTVFGNIGEVNIDRFPYLLRNSISKKVSLDILIDYKDVEVYNAIDVKRMESNYFYCTGRIEDRDRRYKMYVTNKEQVRFK
- a CDS encoding PP2C family protein-serine/threonine phosphatase, encoding MDNLTNKQLELNSLIEFSQLINTNLNLEFILGNILLSIMGKMMITKGSVLIKCETPDCDDKTFYVKAVKGISTNTVGNRLSFEIPKDPEFDIKDVPNVDFFVSNKLKFFYKIYFIEKLLGILCLGKKLTNEELTKHENIFIQTLLNLSSPTIENSIRFEEIKLLNRNMSTQIQHLRSLFELSKEFNSNFQDRDSIIKLLKYSLLGNFGIKDYVWIAKDKDYGYKIVESSVNVNPDTVLLEELDIFIEPEIVEVNSDIPMKRRLFEEGFRLIIPIKTNNVVETIVLLGAKLNKSPFVLSDIQFLESLINLSVISLDNTVLFNEFLKKQKIESELNVAREIQVAMLPKEIPQIKGYTVSGCNIPALHVGGDYYDIIKVDEDKFILVIADVSGKGTPASLLMANIQSAVHSFLKFYDEDFKLELATQKINELIFANTNSEKFITFFWGILDVSSGSFTYVNAGHNPPVLIKNDNVVNLDKGGLMLGVVDCGMNYSFENVRIDSNDVLVLYTDGVSEARNTAKEEYGEERIISVVKKFRNNSSEEIQNLLLDDIKLFTNGENQYDDITMIFLKKN
- a CDS encoding ATP-binding protein, coding for MKLLQNLIKLISLVDKNDKITITSSTKNLHLVRQFIEKKGESLKIDPKVLNQILVSVDEACTNIIKHNYKYNENNFIDVETNVKDKQFIVTLIYKGDSFDPTKKINPDMKEYFAKYKVGGLGIPLMKKSMDKIEFYHKEPNLNSLVLVKVI
- a CDS encoding STAS domain-containing protein — protein: MDEFSITDKKQEDIAIISLNGFLDAHTSNILEKKFEELLSSGNFKIVVDFSALTYISSAGLGVFMAYIENMRNNGGDIKLCSMSDKIFNIFDMLGFPVLFNITKNENEAVTKFNQAD
- a CDS encoding diguanylate cyclase, producing the protein MNTFKEVDFAVTLCSKEGIITYMNDKAVRTFERDGGLKLIGTNVLDCHPEPSKSLLAKMLENEMKNVYTIEKNGVKKLIYQTPIYENGVYSGFAELSLELPEHMENFIRNS
- a CDS encoding S8 family serine peptidase; its protein translation is MKKLISILFTAVIVIIITLGTKTEYSKISDSVKNALDYSNEDKLIVYVYFKDKGPNAEQLLNDPLLLVSEKSLERRKKVLPQNKLVDITDVPVYNPYVNQVAAKTINVRHQLKWFNCISVEASKSQVLDIAALEFVEKIELVERYRKVQENDEMTTVNVPIYESDSPLLDSLNYGSSLNQDSLIKVNRVHNQGIYGQGITVANFDAGYQNLNHEAFTTYPMKIWKKKDFHTGDTVTLASHSHGQATLSLVGGYKPGSLISPAFASIYVLCRTEVDPGETPLEMDHWAAAAQWVDSLGVDVITSSLGYLEFDSPYTSLTWQDMNGHTALITNAADLAVYKGIAVFNSAGNNYEDVHNTLGAPADGDSVITVGALNSSGVRASYSSVGPTTDNPPRIKPDIMTRGSGNQVATSSGYSTFGSGTSWACPMAAGVGAMMLSANKNITPIQVRDIMRKFASNTASPNNQIGWGTINAEKSVDSVRKMDNELPTILHTQPFTSTTNTGALSFKARMFDNGIIRQWANEAPRLYYRKNTGSGWSSWSFVNKTSSNLDTFYFQIPGSVLGTAVQYYFAAQDIALPTAKISTYPQGGSGINPPGATPPAEFFQFVVGTTSISGIGTDMPKEYKLFNNYPNPFNPSTEIKYDLPMSSIVKLRIYDINGRMVKELVNQVQAAGSYKARFDATGFSSGIYFYQLSAGDFKAQNKMLLVK
- the mgtE gene encoding magnesium transporter; this translates as MIGKLIQPEIEQLIESRNWMTLREIFSDMHPSEVADVISDIPEKDRGIVFRILPKDNSAKTFEYLEFDIQEALLKSLGQEEVAEILNEMSPDDRTELLEDLPGPVVKKLIRLLSPEEKSIAVKLLGYPEESVGRIMTPDFISIKSGWNIASVMNHLREVGDKVEYIDTIFVTDESGKLLDEITLKEILLAKPETKVEELMNETYVSIKVTDNQELAIEMFKEYDLYVLPVVNYENYLVGIVTADDVIDVIEEEATEDIQKFGGMEALDDPYISAPLMEMVRKRAGWLIILFLGEMLTATAMAFFEHEIAKAVVLAMFIPLIISSGGNSGSQAATLTIRAMALGEISLADWWKVMRREVLSGFLLGSILGVIGFTRILIWNSISNIYGEHWVLIGLTLAFTLVGVVLLGTLSGSMLPFILRRLGLDPATSSAPFVATLVDVSGLLIYFSIATLLLTGTLL
- the groL gene encoding chaperonin GroEL (60 kDa chaperone family; promotes refolding of misfolded polypeptides especially under stressful conditions; forms two stacked rings of heptamers to form a barrel-shaped 14mer; ends can be capped by GroES; misfolded proteins enter the barrel where they are refolded when GroES binds) gives rise to the protein MAAKIISFDTEARSALLKGVDKLANAVKVTLGPKGRNVIIDKKFGAPTVTKDGVTVAKEIELEDPIENMGAQMVKEVASKTSDIAGDGTTTATVLAQSLFKEGLKNVTGGANPMDLKRGIDFAVEELVKGLKELSQPIKENKEIAQVGSISANNDPTIGKLIADAMDKVGKDGVITVEEAKGTDTNLDVVEGMQFDRGYLSPYFVTNADNMEAELEDPLILIHDKKISTMKDLLPILEKVAQQGRSLLIIAEDLEGEALATLVVNKLRGTLKIAAVKAPGFGDRRKAMLEDIAILTNGTVISEEQGYKLENATVSYLGTAKRVVIDKDNTTIVEGAGKNEDIKKRINEIKAQIEKTTSDYDKEKLQERLAKLSGGVAVLKIGAATEVEMKEKKARVEDALHATRAAVEEGIVPGGGVALLRVTNKLDKIKNTNQDIMLGVNIVRRAIEEPIRQIVFNAGEEGSVIVNKVKEGKGGYGYNAATEEYEDLVKAGVIDPTKVTRVALENAASVAALLLMTEATVCEKPEKEKMPMMPPGGGMGDMGGMY
- the groES gene encoding co-chaperone GroES, which translates into the protein MNIKPLADRVVVLPSKAEEKTASGIIIPDTAKEKPMQGVIVAVGKGRVADDGKVTALEVKVGDKILYGKYSGTEVTIDNEEYLIMRESDIYAII